In Bradyrhizobium lablabi, one DNA window encodes the following:
- a CDS encoding SGNH/GDSL hydrolase family protein, whose protein sequence is MRHFAGSPPGIFRAFGDSVTLGTAASPITNGYVYLLSTALCRPITNYGTNGDMVPDQTVKIYGINPAYGDISTIMLGVNDERIYGVNATTLGYYRRGLQCLAAYLGLGIKQFGVSSGVYTGTWVNTGVYGLGKSSTTNGSTATFSVNGTTVYLGMIQQDSAPGTFNVLIDGVTVGSYATQTTGLGPTINGVTYGAMLLRFPGLSAGVHSVQIVVTSATGAGNTVYIDWVAGNAQTVKPRVYVSNVIYAQAYTAGGSSANVDSYNAAITSLIAELVADGLNITAVNVNVLNLGVDMDGAYHPLNSGHVKLATAFQSAFV, encoded by the coding sequence GTGAGGCATTTCGCAGGATCGCCTCCGGGCATTTTCCGCGCCTTTGGTGACAGCGTCACTCTAGGGACAGCCGCAAGCCCGATAACCAACGGGTATGTGTATCTGCTGTCGACCGCGCTCTGTCGGCCGATCACCAATTACGGAACCAACGGCGACATGGTTCCGGACCAAACCGTCAAGATCTACGGCATCAATCCTGCCTATGGTGACATCTCCACTATCATGCTCGGTGTGAACGACGAGCGCATCTATGGCGTCAACGCAACGACGCTTGGATATTATCGCAGGGGTCTTCAATGCCTCGCCGCTTACCTTGGTTTGGGGATCAAGCAGTTCGGAGTTTCGAGCGGCGTCTACACGGGAACGTGGGTTAACACTGGGGTCTATGGTCTAGGCAAAAGCTCGACGACCAACGGCTCGACTGCGACGTTCTCAGTAAATGGAACGACCGTCTATCTTGGAATGATCCAACAAGACAGCGCTCCTGGTACATTCAACGTTCTGATCGACGGTGTTACCGTTGGTTCTTACGCCACTCAAACGACAGGTCTAGGCCCAACAATAAACGGCGTCACCTACGGTGCAATGCTCCTGCGTTTCCCCGGATTGAGTGCGGGCGTTCACTCGGTCCAGATCGTCGTCACATCAGCGACCGGCGCAGGAAACACAGTCTATATCGATTGGGTTGCTGGCAACGCGCAGACTGTCAAGCCTCGGGTCTACGTCAGCAACGTGATCTATGCTCAGGCTTATACCGCTGGTGGTTCTTCTGCCAACGTAGATTCCTACAACGCCGCGATTACTTCATTGATCGCCGAGCTTGTAGCCGATGGCCTTAATATCACCGCCGTAAACGTGAATGTCCTGAACTTGGGCGTGGACATGGACGGCGCGTATCACCCGCTTAATAGCGGACACGTCAAGCTGGCGACCGCGTTTCAATCCGCGTTCGTTTAA